TGTAATGGTCAGGTAGACCGCTGTGGAATTTGGATCGACGTGACCTAAGAAAGTCGCCAAGTGGAGTAGGCGCGTTCCCGGGTCGATACCCGCGCGGTACCAACGGAGCAGGGTACCCACTGCAAATGAGTGTCTCAAATCGTGCACGCGGGGAGGAGACACTCCCTGGGGTATCCGCAATCCAAGCTGGGGAATTAGGGAATGAAAGGTCTGGCTGATGGTGCCGGGGTGTATGGGGCGACCACCACCGAAGGTAAACAAAGGCTCCTCTACCAGAGGTAGTCCGTGTTTCTCTGCCCGTACCCGGAGATACTCTCTGAGAAGCTCTTTCATACGAGGTCCAAAGGGAACAAGGCGACTCTTGGCAAACTTGGTTTGGCGAATGACCAGTAGCGACCGCTCAAGATCCAGATCCTTCACACAAAGCCGGGAGACCTCGCCAACCCTAAGGCCAAGGCCGTACAACAGGGCAAATATGGCCCGATAGGTAGGGCCTCGAAGGGGCGCCCTTGGGTTATCTTTCAAGCTTCCTGCACAAGCCAACAACTTCCGTGCCATGGCGGGCGTGAATAAAAATGGAATCCTCTGCGAGGTCTCTCGCTGAGTTTGCATGTGCAAAGGAAAGTACGTTAAATAGGAGTGTCTTACCAACCAACTGAATAGCCGCCCAAGGACACTGATCAAATGGTTGTAGCTTCGAGGTCTTTTTCGGGGGCGGGAGGCCAGGAAAGCGTCAACAATCTCTGCGGTGACCCCCTCGATGGTTTGCACCTTCTGCTGGACTAGAAATGCATCCAATAAGCGGAGGGCCTTTTCTTCGGTGCGAAAGCTCTGTCCAAGGGCACGCTTGTAAGCGAGGAAATGTTGGATCCCTTCCGCCAGAGGACTTTGGAAGCCATTCCATCCCGATCTCATAGAACCTCCTCCCCTACACCAGAGCCGATTTCTCGAAGGTCCTCCACCGCCACTTTGGCGTATATCTGCGTCGATGCCGGCCTCCGATGGCCCACGTAGTCTCCGATGGCTTTAAGGGAAAAGCCGGCATCAACAAGTCGTTGCACGCATGTATGGCGAAGGGTGTGGGATCCCGGT
The genomic region above belongs to Bacillota bacterium and contains:
- a CDS encoding tyrosine-type recombinase/integrase; the protein is MRSGWNGFQSPLAEGIQHFLAYKRALGQSFRTEEKALRLLDAFLVQQKVQTIEGVTAEIVDAFLASRPRKRPRSYNHLISVLGRLFSWLVRHSYLTYFPLHMQTQRETSQRIPFLFTPAMARKLLACAGSLKDNPRAPLRGPTYRAIFALLYGLGLRVGEVSRLCVKDLDLERSLLVIRQTKFAKSRLVPFGPRMKELLREYLRVRAEKHGLPLVEEPLFTFGGGRPIHPGTISQTFHSLIPQLGLRIPQGVSPPRVHDLRHSFAVGTLLRWYRAGIDPGTRLLHLATFLGHVDPNSTAVYLTITPDLLLEANHRFERYAASAIQEVSP